A single window of Sulfuricurvum sp. DNA harbors:
- a CDS encoding ParA family protein → MIITISHQKGGVGKSTLAYNIALELARKNNVEVIDLDVQQTVTAYNQIRHEMGQTPLPVHIFTTAEELENYFESMDEETIVIVDSGGFDSSLNRFAILVSDFIITPVSSEFTEILGLQKYESILRELSEQSGVNIVTNVVLNKTNPNQKKFDEVHDFINSSKHFRLMDAMMRRRVDFANSVAYGFSVRELDKKSESTKELKEFVKEIKRKVGINDKKKD, encoded by the coding sequence ATGATAATAACTATTTCGCACCAAAAGGGCGGTGTAGGGAAATCCACCCTCGCCTATAACATAGCATTAGAGCTTGCACGAAAGAATAACGTCGAAGTTATAGATTTGGATGTTCAGCAAACGGTAACTGCTTATAATCAGATTCGTCATGAGATGGGTCAAACACCTTTGCCGGTTCATATTTTTACAACAGCTGAAGAACTTGAAAACTATTTTGAATCTATGGATGAAGAAACAATCGTAATTGTAGATTCTGGTGGATTCGACTCAAGTCTTAACCGTTTTGCTATTTTGGTGAGTGATTTTATCATTACGCCGGTATCAAGTGAGTTTACAGAGATTTTAGGTTTGCAAAAATACGAGAGTATTTTGCGGGAACTTTCGGAACAATCCGGTGTAAATATAGTGACGAATGTAGTTCTGAATAAGACTAATCCTAATCAAAAAAAGTTTGATGAAGTGCATGACTTCATTAATAGTTCCAAACATTTTCGATTAATGGATGCAATGATGCGTAGACGTGTTGATTTTGCAAACAGTGTTGCGTATGGCTTTAGCGTTAGAGAATTGGACAAAAAATCGGAATCCACAAAAGAGTTAAAAGAGTTTGTAAAAGAGATTAAACGTAAGGTAGGGATAAATGACAAGAAAAAAGATTGA
- a CDS encoding ParB/RepB/Spo0J family partition protein produces the protein MTRKKIDYSLAKKISQNAALTEQIQAVEKNPDIVIEIPLSKLQPNPYQPRIEIEPTALKELADSIEQNGLLQPIVVSKDNDVLTIIAGHRRFEAHKLLEKEFIKAVVMDKVVHAQLALLPLVENLQRSEMNPIENAIAFKKILEDKIVETQNDLAEAIGVSKSWLSKTLSVLRLPSSLLDQIKKDRYSDITVLSALNKVNSDLLEKLYTEIKTLSRSDALEAIKQALSKPVKTKSRVEISKNKIVINTLGLNGDKKEKVQSLIHQIKELIGE, from the coding sequence ATGACAAGAAAAAAGATTGATTATTCGTTAGCGAAAAAAATCTCACAAAATGCTGCTTTAACAGAACAAATTCAAGCTGTAGAAAAAAATCCTGATATTGTTATTGAAATACCACTCTCTAAATTACAACCCAATCCTTATCAACCACGTATTGAAATAGAACCGACGGCACTTAAAGAGCTTGCTGATTCGATTGAACAAAATGGTCTTTTACAACCTATTGTTGTTAGTAAGGATAATGACGTATTGACCATTATCGCAGGTCACCGCCGTTTTGAAGCACATAAGTTGCTTGAAAAAGAGTTTATTAAAGCGGTGGTAATGGATAAAGTTGTGCATGCACAACTGGCTCTTTTACCTTTGGTCGAAAATCTACAACGAAGTGAAATGAACCCTATCGAAAATGCGATAGCATTTAAGAAGATTCTTGAAGACAAAATCGTAGAAACTCAGAATGATTTAGCAGAAGCTATTGGAGTGTCGAAAAGTTGGCTATCTAAAACCCTATCAGTTCTTCGACTCCCCTCCTCTCTTTTGGATCAAATTAAAAAAGACCGATACAGTGACATAACTGTTTTATCAGCTCTTAACAAAGTAAATAGTGATCTTTTGGAAAAACTTTACACCGAAATCAAAACACTTTCTCGTTCAGATGCACTCGAAGCTATCAAGCAAGCGTTATCAAAACCTGTAAAAACAAAAAGTCGAGTAGAAATATCAAAAAATAAAATTGTCATAAATACATTAGGATTGAATGGTGACAAAAAAGAGAAAGTTCAATCTTTAATTCATCAAATCAAAGAGCTCATTGGAGAATAA